The proteins below are encoded in one region of Populus alba chromosome 2, ASM523922v2, whole genome shotgun sequence:
- the LOC118032022 gene encoding aquaporin SIP1-1, with amino-acid sequence MGAIKGAIVDGILTAMWVFSVPLLGVFSSIVATYVGVEAMSIAGLFITINVAALFMLTFSLIGAVFGGASFNPATTITLYIAGLKPDASLMSMALRFPVQAAGGVGGAMAIRGVMPEHYRHVLKGGPSLRVDLHTGAIAEGVLTFLICLTLHFLLLKGPKNVVLKVWLLAVATVGLVMAGGKYTGPSMNPANAYGWAYLGNRHTTWDFFYVYWICPFIGAILAAFVSKFLFKAAPIKEKKA; translated from the coding sequence ATGGGAGCAATCAAGGGAGCCATAGTAGATGGGATTTTGACAGCCATGTGGGTATTCAGCGTTCCTTTGCTGGGTGTTTTCTCCTCCATCGTAGCAACATATGTTGGTGTTGAGGCCATGTCAATAGCAGGTCTTTTCATAACCATTAATGTCGCCGCTCTTTTTATGCTAACTTTCAGCTTGATAGGAGCCGTCTTCGGTGGTGCCAGTTTCAACCCTGCCACGACGATAACACTCTACATAGCTGGCCTAAAGCCTGATGCATCTCTCATGTCCATGGCTTTGCGTTTTCCTGTTCAGGCAGCTGGTGGAGTTGGTGGTGCCATGGCAATTAGGGGAGTGATGCCAGAACATTACAGGCATGTGCTCAAAGGAGGTCCTTCTTTGAGGGTGGACTTGCATACAGGGGCGATTGCTGAGGGGGTGTTGACTTTTCTGATCTGTCTTactttacattttcttttgctCAAGGGCCCTAAAAATGTCGTGTTGAAGGTGTGGTTGCTAGCGGTGGCTACTGTTGGATTGGTCATGGCTGGAGGTAAGTACACCGGCCCTTCAATGAATCCTGCCAACGCTTATGGCTGGGCTTATTTGGGCAATAGGCATACCACCTGGGATTTCTTCTATGTCTATTGGATTTGCCCCTTTATAGGGGCAATTTTAGCTGCTTTTGTttctaaatttcttttcaaGGCAGCTCCGATCAAGGAGAAAAAAGCCTGA